The following proteins are co-located in the Tripterygium wilfordii isolate XIE 37 chromosome 2, ASM1340144v1, whole genome shotgun sequence genome:
- the LOC120005588 gene encoding ACD11 homolog protein-like has translation MPNTAGGNTVVSCEGNSNNMPTLRGTPLSSIAEAFEELATILKYNGAQEELRLNKFCDACSLVSVLFNCLGIAFKFAELEYVAKVRDLVEASEKFDTLQNILDLDVANGTVRTPGSHSRNLRRVRQGLDLIRALFEQFLSTDDYSLREAASTAYAKVCAPFHTWAVRTAVSAGMYALPTRDQLLQKLNETDESAEKRMRRYIKASLPVIDYIDKLYITRNITLDW, from the exons ATGCCAAACACCGCCGGCGGAAACACCGTCGTGTCGTGTGAAGGGAACTCCAACAATATGCCGACCTTAAGGGGGACGCCCCTATCGTCGATCGCGGAGGCATTTGAGGAGCTGGCGACGATTCTCAAGTATAATGGTGCCCAGGAAGAGCTTCGATTGAATAAGTTCTGCGATGCCTGTTCTCTTGTGTCTGTACTCTTCAATTGCCTTGGCATCGCTTTCAAATTTGCCGAGTTGGAGTACGTCGCCAAG GTACGTGATCTTGTGGAGGCATCTGAGAAATTTGACACTTTACAGAATATACTTGATCTTGATGTTGCAAATGGTACAGTGAGAACTCCTGGAAGCCATTCACGGAATCTGCGTCGAGTTAGGCAGGGTCTAGACCTTATCAGAGCTTTGTTTGAGCAATTTTTGTCCACTGA TGATTATTCTTTAAGGGAAGCAGCTTCAACAGCCTATGCCAAAGTTTGCGCACCATTCCACACTTGGGCAGTGAGGACTGCAGTGTCTGCTGGAATGTATGCTCTTCCAACAAGAGACCAACTTCTTCAAAAGCTGAATGAAACCG ATGAGTCAGCCGAGAAAAGGATGCGAAGGTATATCAAGGCTTCACTTCCAGTTATAGATTATATTGATAAGCTCTACATAACTAGAAACATCACCTTGGACTGGTGA
- the LOC120005598 gene encoding uncharacterized protein LOC120005598 isoform X4: MILYSTIGPELWFLLIGLRRKSLQLDSASPQWNPCPCLLFVQEVVLSADIRCARCQSRVAEIMSRMKEMDSVSVNVLEKKVTVTSRYPVVKAPPKLVAALYKKPLGKAAIIKHIFRSSLR, translated from the exons ATGATTTTGTACAGCACTATAGGCCCAG AGCTATGGTTCTTGCTGATCGGTCTAAGAAGGAAGTCCCTGCAATTGGACTCAGCCTCGCCGCAGTGGAATCCTTGTCCATGCCTCttgttt GTTCAAGAAGTTGTTCTATCAGCAGATATTCGATGCGCCCGGTGTCAAAGCAGAGTAGCTGAGATAATGTCAAGGATGAAag AAATGGATTCTGTATCAGTAAATGTTTTGGAGAAGAAGGTGACAGTCACTAGTAGATATCCTGTAGTTAAAGCACCCCCAAAGCTAGTTGCTGCCTTGTACAAGAAGCCTCTAGGCAAAGCTGCCATAATCAAGCATATATTCCGTTCTTCCCTCAGATGA
- the LOC120005598 gene encoding uncharacterized protein LOC120005598 isoform X1 gives MDDGYTMWKSIRITFISWITFQPFFSDMSKNIDESCSVEDLIIPRNDFVQHYRPRAMVLADRSKKEVPAIGLSLAAVESLSMPLVCFLFHSLSYVSVSHSFCAVLYMDYGFFTGGEQVQEVVLSADIRCARCQSRVAEIMSRMKEMDSVSVNVLEKKVTVTSRYPVVKAPPKLVAALYKKPLGKAAIIKHIFRSSLR, from the exons ATGGATGATGGATATACAATGTGGAAGTCTATAAGGATAACATTTATTTCTTGGATTACTTTCCAACCTTTTTTTAGTGACATGAGCAAAAACATAGACGAATCATGCTCAGTTGAAGATCTAATAATACCCAGAAATGATTTTGTACAGCACTATAGGCCCAG AGCTATGGTTCTTGCTGATCGGTCTAAGAAGGAAGTCCCTGCAATTGGACTCAGCCTCGCCGCAGTGGAATCCTTGTCCATGCCTCttgtttgttttctctttcaCTCTCTTTCTTATGTATCTGTTAGTCATAGTTTCTGCGCAGTTTTATATATGGATTATGGCTTTTTCACGGGTGGAGAGCAGGTTCAAGAAGTTGTTCTATCAGCAGATATTCGATGCGCCCGGTGTCAAAGCAGAGTAGCTGAGATAATGTCAAGGATGAAag AAATGGATTCTGTATCAGTAAATGTTTTGGAGAAGAAGGTGACAGTCACTAGTAGATATCCTGTAGTTAAAGCACCCCCAAAGCTAGTTGCTGCCTTGTACAAGAAGCCTCTAGGCAAAGCTGCCATAATCAAGCATATATTCCGTTCTTCCCTCAGATGA
- the LOC120005598 gene encoding uncharacterized protein LOC120005598 isoform X5, whose protein sequence is MVLADRSKKEVPAIGLSLAAVESLSMPLVQEVVLSADIRCARCQSRVAEIMSRMKEMDSVSVNVLEKKVTVTSRYPVVKAPPKLVAALYKKPLGKAAIIKHIFRSSLR, encoded by the exons ATGGTTCTTGCTGATCGGTCTAAGAAGGAAGTCCCTGCAATTGGACTCAGCCTCGCCGCAGTGGAATCCTTGTCCATGCCTCtt GTTCAAGAAGTTGTTCTATCAGCAGATATTCGATGCGCCCGGTGTCAAAGCAGAGTAGCTGAGATAATGTCAAGGATGAAag AAATGGATTCTGTATCAGTAAATGTTTTGGAGAAGAAGGTGACAGTCACTAGTAGATATCCTGTAGTTAAAGCACCCCCAAAGCTAGTTGCTGCCTTGTACAAGAAGCCTCTAGGCAAAGCTGCCATAATCAAGCATATATTCCGTTCTTCCCTCAGATGA
- the LOC120005598 gene encoding uncharacterized protein LOC120005598 isoform X3 — translation MDDGYTMWKSIRITFISWITFQPFFSDMSKNIDESCSVEDLIIPRNDFVQHYRPRAMVLADRSKKEVPAIGLSLAAVESLSMPLVQEVVLSADIRCARCQSRVAEIMSRMKEMDSVSVNVLEKKVTVTSRYPVVKAPPKLVAALYKKPLGKAAIIKHIFRSSLR, via the exons ATGGATGATGGATATACAATGTGGAAGTCTATAAGGATAACATTTATTTCTTGGATTACTTTCCAACCTTTTTTTAGTGACATGAGCAAAAACATAGACGAATCATGCTCAGTTGAAGATCTAATAATACCCAGAAATGATTTTGTACAGCACTATAGGCCCAG AGCTATGGTTCTTGCTGATCGGTCTAAGAAGGAAGTCCCTGCAATTGGACTCAGCCTCGCCGCAGTGGAATCCTTGTCCATGCCTCtt GTTCAAGAAGTTGTTCTATCAGCAGATATTCGATGCGCCCGGTGTCAAAGCAGAGTAGCTGAGATAATGTCAAGGATGAAag AAATGGATTCTGTATCAGTAAATGTTTTGGAGAAGAAGGTGACAGTCACTAGTAGATATCCTGTAGTTAAAGCACCCCCAAAGCTAGTTGCTGCCTTGTACAAGAAGCCTCTAGGCAAAGCTGCCATAATCAAGCATATATTCCGTTCTTCCCTCAGATGA
- the LOC120005598 gene encoding heavy metal-associated isoprenylated plant protein 26-like isoform X6 — MSIHSYIPAKSFCIVMRINIDCNGCCRKIRRIILNMKEIETHLIEKHQCRVYVCGRFAPSDVAIKLGRKLKRRVEILEIQEIDGSREQVDQNPS, encoded by the exons ATGTCCATCCATAGCTATATCCCAGCAAAG AGTTTTTGCATcgtaatgagaataaacatcgaCTGCAACGGTTGTTGCAGAAAAATAAGGAGAATTATCCTTAACATGAAAG AGATAGAGACACACTTGATTGAGAAGCACCAATGTAGAGTTTATGTTTGTGGGAGATTTGCGCCATCGGATGTGGCGATAAAGTTGGGAAGGAAGTTGAAACGCAGAGTCGAAATCCTGGAGATTCAAGAAATTGATGGCAGCAGGGAACAAGTAGACCAAAATCCCAGCTAA
- the LOC120005598 gene encoding uncharacterized protein LOC120005598 isoform X2: protein MDDGYTMWKSIRITFISWITFQPFFSDMSKNIDESCSVEDLIIPRNDFVQHYRPSLITELWFLLIGLRRKSLQLDSASPQWNPCPCLLFVQEVVLSADIRCARCQSRVAEIMSRMKEMDSVSVNVLEKKVTVTSRYPVVKAPPKLVAALYKKPLGKAAIIKHIFRSSLR, encoded by the exons ATGGATGATGGATATACAATGTGGAAGTCTATAAGGATAACATTTATTTCTTGGATTACTTTCCAACCTTTTTTTAGTGACATGAGCAAAAACATAGACGAATCATGCTCAGTTGAAGATCTAATAATACCCAGAAATGATTTTGTACAGCACTATAGGCCCAG TCTCATAACAGAGCTATGGTTCTTGCTGATCGGTCTAAGAAGGAAGTCCCTGCAATTGGACTCAGCCTCGCCGCAGTGGAATCCTTGTCCATGCCTCttgttt GTTCAAGAAGTTGTTCTATCAGCAGATATTCGATGCGCCCGGTGTCAAAGCAGAGTAGCTGAGATAATGTCAAGGATGAAag AAATGGATTCTGTATCAGTAAATGTTTTGGAGAAGAAGGTGACAGTCACTAGTAGATATCCTGTAGTTAAAGCACCCCCAAAGCTAGTTGCTGCCTTGTACAAGAAGCCTCTAGGCAAAGCTGCCATAATCAAGCATATATTCCGTTCTTCCCTCAGATGA